The Mugil cephalus isolate CIBA_MC_2020 chromosome 11, CIBA_Mcephalus_1.1, whole genome shotgun sequence genome includes a window with the following:
- the serinc2l gene encoding serine incorporator 1 — protein sequence MGACLALCSLASCASCLCGSAPCLLCGCCPSSNNSTITRLVFSFFLLLGTMVSVIMILPGMETQLRKIPGFCKGGTTIHIIDNQVNCDVLVGYKSVYRMCFAMTCFFFLFCAIMIRVRSSRDPRAALQNGFWFFKFLILIGITVGAFFIPDGTFHTVWFYFGLVGSFIFILIQLILLIDFAHSWNKVWVGNAENGDNKCWFAGLLTFTFLHYALAFAAVVLFYVYYTQPDDCTEHKVFISLNLIFCVIVSVVSILPKVQEAQPHSGLLQASLISLYTMYVTWSAMTNNPNRKCNPSLLSLVSSVNTTQTPGDSSTEPVQWWDAQGIVGLIIFLFCTLYASIRSSSNTQVNKLMQTEEGQGSGGEGVVGEDGIRRAVDNEEEGVTYSYSFFHFHLCLASLYIMMTLTNWYQPDTTTQAMQSSMPAVWVKMSSSWLGLGLYLWTLVAPLMFPDRDFN from the exons ATGGGGGCTTGTTTGGCCTTGTGCTCTTTAGCCAGCTGT GCCTCTTGTCTGTGCGGCTCAGCACCATGTCTCCTGTGCGGCTGCTGTCCCTCCTCCAACAACTCCACCATCACCCGGCTggtgttttccttctttctgttgcTGGGAACTATGGTGTCTGTCATCATGATCCTTCctggaatggaaacgcagctccGCAAA ATTCCGGGATTTTGCAAGGGAGGAACGACCATACACATTATTGACAACCAGGTCAACTGCGATGTCCTCGTGGGCTACAAGTCTGTGTACCGCATGTGTTTTGCCATgacctgctttttctttctgttctgcGCCATCATGATTCGCGTCCGTAGCAGCAGAGACCCACGTGCAGCTCTTCAAAATGG GTTCTGGTTCTTTAAGTTTCTGATCCTGATCGGGATTACAGTGGGAGCTTTTTTCATCCCCGATGGAACATTTCACACTG TGTGGTTTTACTTTGGATTGGTGGGATCTTTCATCTTCATTCTTATCCAGCTTATTCTCCTCATTGACTTCGCTCACTCCTGGAACAAGGTGTGGGTAGGAAATGCTGAAAATGGGGACAATAAATGCTGGTTTGCAG GGCTGCTGACTTTCACCTTCCTTCACTATGCACTGGCCTTCGCCGCCGTGGTGCTTTTCTACGTTTACTACACGCAGCCCGACGACTGCACGGAACATAAAGTCTTCATCAGCCTCAACCTTATCTTCTGTGTCATCGTCTCGGTCGTCTCCATTCTGCCAAAGGTTCAG GAAGCTCAGCCACACTCGGGTCTGCTCCAGGcttctctcatctccctctaCACCATGTATGTCACTTGGTCTGCAATGACCAACAACCCAA ATCGCAAGTGTAACCCCAGCCTGTTGAGTCTAGTGTCGTCTGTCAACACCACTCAAACGCCTGGCGACAGCTCTACAGAACCGGTGCAGTGGTGGGACGCTCAGGGCATCGTCGGTTTgatcatcttcctcttctgtaCTCTCTACGCCAG TATCCGTTCATCCAGTAACACCCAGGTGAACAAGCTGATGCAGACGGAGGAGGGCCAGGGTTCAGGTGGAGAGGGGGTGGTGGGAGAAGACGGCATACGCAGGGCCGTCGACAACGAGGAGGAGGGCGTCACCTACAGCTACTCCTTTTTCCACTTCCACCTGTGTCTGGCCTCCCTGTACATCATGATGACTCTTACCAACTGGTACCA accagacaccaccacccaGGCCATGCAGAGCAgcatgccagctgtgtgggtGAAGATGAGCTCCAGCTGGCTGGGCCTCGGGCTCTACCTCTGGACCCTCGTCGCCCCTCTCATGTTCCCTGACAGGGATTTTAACTGA